GGCAGCGGGCTTCCTGCCGTTCTCCAGAGCCAAGATTGGACCTTTCTTCCAGGAAAGGCCAGTGCTGAAGAACCCATTTCTAGAGGATGCCTTGCTCAGAGGATACCTGAGGAGACACCTGCCccaggaggtgaggagggagccttcagctgctgcatcatCAAAGGGCTCATTTTCTAAATCAAAAGCATCGCATTGTCAGGCAAATAAGATCAGGTggatgtatgtgtatgtactTGTTTACAGGCTGCTTTCTCAGACTTGTGTGCATTTGGAGAGCGCGTGGCCAGTGAGGTGGACGGGTGGGGCAGAGAGTGTGAGGTCACTCCTCCACGGTTGGTGCACTTTGACCCCTGGGGTCGCAGAGCGGACCACATCGTCACCTCCCCGGCCTGGAAGCGTATGAAAGACCTGTCAGCACAGGAAGGACTGGTGGCCATTGGCTATGAGAGGCCACTTGGGGAGTGGAGGTTAGGAGACTGTTGCACGTCCTTTTTCAGTTAAGGTCATGCTTCACATTTTTTGGCAGTTTCTAATGATAAAAGTTGTTCTAAATGACAAATTaagagacgtgtgtgtgtgtgtgtgtgtgtgtgtgtgtgtgtgtgtgtgtgtgtgtgttccagtcgTGTGTACCAAATGAGCAAGTTGTAcatcttctccccctcctctggtCTCTACACCTGTCCTCTGGCTATGACGGATGGAGCTGCTAAAGTCATACAGGTTTGTCAGAAGAGCAACGTATCTGACTGTTGTTGGTTTTCTGCAGTAACCTGTATGTCTTGCAAGCAATGTAAACAAGAaggctgttttttgtgttttttccttcgTGCACACACGTGTGACAGAGGCAGTAACATGGTAACAGTGCACcaggatgaagagaaagatCCTTCTTTGTAGCTGTATTTAAAATTCACTCACAAATTTAAAATCCCAGCTTCAGTTTAGATATATGGCATGTAACAGCAGCCGGCTGCTGATTTTCTGGCTGTGTGCTTGAAGTCTGTAGGTGTTTCATGGCCTGTAGATGACGCCTACAGTCGTTTAACCACCCGTCAGCCTGAACGTTTCTGGACGTCTGGACAGTGGATGACGGAGCGACAGGGAGGATCTGACGTGGGTCAGTACTGACGCTTCCAGCCATCTTCCATGAACCAGAAAAACTATTATTATATAGAAAATGCTGCTACCTGTTATTCTATCCACATATGTCCCAGTGATACTTAATTGTTGTTACTTGAGTTATCTGTaaaggaaatgtgtttaaatactcACATGCttgctgttttttggtttgttgtgCAGAACAAGACTATTGTAATGCATCATGAGTTGCTTCTCCCCGTCTTGCATTTCCTCAGCCAGTGGCACAGAGACAGTGGCTGTTTCCCAGACGGACGGTTCCTACAAACTACACGGCTTCAAGTGGTTCACCTCCGCTACAGACGCAGACATGACTCTCACACTGGCCAGAGTGCAGGACAGGACGGGAGCAACCACACCGGTACTGCTGACTTGTCACGCTCCTCTAACATCAGCCATCACTCGTCTACAAAGTGATTTCATTGCACTTTACTTGTGCTTGTGTCTGTCCCACAGGGTAGCAGGGGTTTGTCTTTGTTCTACGCAGAGGTGAGCAGAGATGAGGATGGTCGGCTGAAGGGAATAGAGGTTCAGAGACTGAAGGACAAGCTGGGCACAAGACAGATGCCGACCGCTGAGTTGCTGCTGGACGGCCTGCCGGCACACAGGGTCAGTTACACGTCATCGGTTATTACAGTAATGATGAACAGCAGATTCCTCCTCTGGTTTATGTCTGTGTTACAGCAAAGCTACACTGGGTCAGGCACAGCTCGTTTTGTCTGTACTAAAGCTTTGTGCTGTGGGAGTAAGCAGAACATTTCTGGTGTTATTCCACCAAAAGGAACATTCACAATGATCTTGTTTGCCAATCctctaaaacaaaaagctgaagtAGACCAAGACCAAACCTTGGTTTTCTGTCATCTTTAGATTCTCATTGTGGATTTGTTAGCAAATACACAAAGCGACTTGTGTAGCATGTCTATTTTTACCCACCAACTGTTGAGAAATTGTTTGgctccctttgcctcactgcatttagcagctgGGCAGGTAGCATACTGTCAACTGAGGATATGAGTTGTGAGTGGCTGCCAATGACTTTGTATGGAGGAGTCAGTGAGAGCCAGACTGACcagcaaaccaaaacaatgagcagaaagTTCTTgagagctgcatttttttttgttctatttatTCTTCGCATACTCCATCAATGTGCCCCAAATCCATCTTACATACTATTTCTATACAGCAAACGTACTACTCGTtacaattaaatatttttgcagTTAGTATACAAAGTCAGTGTACTTGACCATTTTATGCTAACTCGAAATGACTAAATACAAACCTGAAGTGAAAATCAAGCCAACACGgaaatccccccaaaaaaactgcagttccttcagtggccacttgaggctggcttcAAAAGCGAGTCactccccatagacccccatattcatacccaactttacagcagaaataaagacGTTCACTGCCGGACACAAAAACAGTTCTGGTCTCTATTGCTaatttcctgtctttgtgcattgcattgtgggaaatttGTATCCATCGACATCAAACTCAAAAAATTATCCCCATGTAGTATGTAGACTGTCTGGTTTGAGTATAattcattttgtcactttttgtcTCATCTGTATTCCGTCTTTACATTCACAGCTCTCGGAGGAAGGGAGAGGTGTGGCCTCCatagctaacatgctaactatAACCCGGATCCACAACAGTATATCTGCCGCAGCTGCAATGAGAAGGC
This Chaetodon auriga isolate fChaAug3 chromosome 5, fChaAug3.hap1, whole genome shotgun sequence DNA region includes the following protein-coding sequences:
- the LOC143320946 gene encoding acyl-CoA dehydrogenase family member 11; the encoded protein is MSVCSALLSRRVAGSSCRLLCGVPRQLVHTRSASVAEPGARSDEEQLWEAAGFLPFSRAKIGPFFQERPVLKNPFLEDALLRGYLRRHLPQEAAFSDLCAFGERVASEVDGWGRECEVTPPRLVHFDPWGRRADHIVTSPAWKRMKDLSAQEGLVAIGYERPLGEWSRVYQMSKLYIFSPSSGLYTCPLAMTDGAAKVIQSVGVSWPVDDAYSRLTTRQPERFWTSGQWMTERQGGSDVASGTETVAVSQTDGSYKLHGFKWFTSATDADMTLTLARVQDRTGATTPGSRGLSLFYAEVSRDEDGRLKGIEVQRLKDKLGTRQMPTAELLLDGLPAHRLSEEGRGVASIANMLTITRIHNSISAAAAMRRVVQLARDYATRRTAFGKLLKDHPLHVQTLARMEVETRGAFLLVMDVCRLLGREESGMATQLDTNLLRLLTPVVKLYTGKQAMAVVSEGLESFGGQGYIEDTGLPGLLRDAQVLSIWEGTTNVLSLDVLRCVARSSGMVLHAYFTHVKSLLASASSVSSLAPAVKAVDGALSELEDFVQVAATRTPGYLELAARDLAYSLARIYTAALLIDHACWKGASPSDTYAALRWCERDLCPVATKQATGCYDPSTPPLDAALVYDQPIGD